Proteins co-encoded in one Cytobacillus sp. NJ13 genomic window:
- a CDS encoding TIM barrel protein: MNKYSVNLSTVFTEVPFLERFKKAREAGFSNIECQFPYTYTIEEIKKELEQNQLSMDLINLPPGQWENGDRGLAADPERIEEFRKSVESGIRYANGLGVKKIHCMAGTHQDNNREVFVENLLYAGTAMSEHQNTLLIEPINPFDMPGYFLSDLQQAADIIHRVGLPNVKLQFDFYHIERIHGHSLSMYQKYAELVRHVQIADHPGRQQPGTGEINYTDILQYLSKHYRGLIGLEYNPQGRSEESFAWMKGVTT; encoded by the coding sequence ATGAATAAATACTCTGTTAATCTTTCAACTGTTTTTACAGAAGTTCCTTTTTTGGAGAGGTTCAAAAAAGCCCGTGAAGCTGGGTTTTCTAATATCGAGTGCCAATTTCCATATACATATACAATAGAAGAAATCAAAAAAGAGCTTGAGCAAAATCAGTTATCGATGGACTTAATAAACCTGCCGCCAGGTCAATGGGAAAATGGGGACCGTGGCCTGGCGGCAGACCCGGAGAGAATAGAAGAATTTAGAAAATCAGTTGAAAGTGGGATCCGTTATGCAAATGGCCTGGGAGTTAAAAAGATACATTGCATGGCGGGGACACACCAAGATAATAATCGGGAAGTTTTTGTCGAAAATCTCTTATATGCTGGCACTGCAATGTCTGAGCACCAGAATACCTTATTAATTGAACCTATCAATCCATTTGATATGCCTGGTTATTTCTTAAGTGATCTCCAGCAGGCAGCCGATATAATCCATCGTGTCGGTTTGCCGAATGTGAAGCTTCAATTCGACTTTTACCATATCGAAAGAATTCATGGCCATTCTCTTTCCATGTATCAAAAATACGCTGAGCTGGTTAGGCATGTGCAAATTGCTGACCATCCGGGCAGACAGCAGCCAGGGACAGGCGAAATAAATTATACCGATATCCTTCAATATTTGAGTAAACACTACCGAGGCTTGATTGGTCTTGAATATAATCCACAAGGCAGAAGTGAAGAGAGTTTTGCTTGGATGAAAGGGGTGACAACATGA
- a CDS encoding LTA synthase family protein: MILNTLLHKSQDIFNKYIGFFFLAVFLLWMKTYITQMTQFNLGIESALQQFLLFINPLGSSLLFLGIAFFFKGRRKYIALMVIYFFLSFLLFANVVYYRFFNDFITLPTLTQTQNFGDVSGSISSLLKLNDIFFFLDFILLAGLLVFKAVKIETKDMTRRRSAAIIYASLAISFANLGLAETDRPELLTRGFDRNYIVKYLGMYNYTIYDAVQSTKASAQRVMADSSDTTEVINFTKSNYAEPNPKYFGKGEGMNVIYLHLESIQTFLMNYELHGEEVTPFLNSLIEEENTTYFDNFFHQTAQGKTADAEFILENSLYGLPQGSAFTNKGLNTYNAAPAILKDKGYTSAVFHGNSGSFWNRNEIYKSFGYDNFFDADYYDLKPENMADYGLMDKPFFEQSMPYLKSLKQPFYSKFITVSHHYPYHMDQEQATIEPHTTGDKSVDNYFQTARYADEALKQFFEQLKASGLYENSVIVMYGDHYGISKNHNKAMEQVLGKEISAFDSAGLQRVPLFIRVPGMEGGVNHEFGGQIDLMPTLMHLLGIDTKQYLQFGTDLLSENHDDLVPFRNGDFMSPTISSVDGKFYDSTTGELLDESRFEEAKKLQESAEQKLALSDKVVNGDLLRFYTPENFEPVDRSKYDYKAESNGVNKKNELTEETAEEEPADK, encoded by the coding sequence ATGATTTTGAATACTTTACTTCATAAAAGTCAGGATATATTTAATAAATATATAGGCTTTTTCTTTTTAGCAGTATTTCTGCTCTGGATGAAAACGTATATTACTCAAATGACACAATTTAACTTAGGCATTGAAAGTGCCTTGCAGCAGTTCCTTTTATTCATTAACCCGCTTGGGTCTTCATTGCTGTTTTTAGGAATTGCATTCTTTTTTAAAGGCAGACGAAAATATATCGCCTTGATGGTTATATATTTCTTCCTATCGTTCCTGCTGTTTGCGAATGTAGTGTACTACCGTTTCTTTAATGACTTTATTACACTGCCGACCTTGACGCAGACACAGAATTTTGGTGATGTCAGCGGAAGCATCAGCTCATTATTAAAGCTGAATGATATCTTTTTCTTCCTTGATTTCATCTTGCTTGCCGGCTTGCTTGTATTTAAAGCCGTTAAAATCGAAACAAAGGATATGACGCGCCGCAGATCAGCAGCTATAATTTATGCTTCACTGGCCATTTCCTTTGCTAACCTGGGATTGGCTGAAACAGATCGCCCGGAACTTTTGACAAGAGGTTTTGACCGTAACTATATTGTTAAGTATTTAGGCATGTACAATTATACGATTTATGATGCAGTTCAAAGCACGAAGGCATCCGCGCAAAGAGTTATGGCAGATAGCAGTGATACTACCGAAGTCATCAACTTTACAAAATCGAATTATGCTGAACCAAATCCAAAGTACTTCGGTAAAGGGGAAGGCATGAATGTAATCTACCTTCACCTGGAATCCATTCAGACATTCTTAATGAATTATGAACTGCACGGTGAAGAAGTAACACCATTCTTAAATTCACTGATTGAAGAAGAAAATACAACGTATTTTGATAACTTCTTCCATCAGACTGCACAAGGGAAAACGGCAGATGCAGAGTTTATCCTTGAAAACTCCCTATATGGATTGCCGCAGGGCTCTGCTTTTACAAATAAGGGCTTGAATACGTACAATGCTGCTCCTGCAATTCTGAAAGATAAAGGATATACATCTGCAGTCTTCCACGGTAACTCAGGAAGTTTCTGGAACCGTAATGAAATTTATAAATCATTTGGATATGACAACTTTTTTGATGCAGATTACTATGATTTAAAACCAGAAAACATGGCTGACTACGGTCTGATGGATAAACCGTTCTTTGAACAATCCATGCCGTACCTGAAGTCGCTAAAACAGCCGTTCTATTCAAAGTTTATTACAGTATCTCATCACTATCCGTATCATATGGATCAGGAGCAGGCAACAATTGAGCCTCATACAACTGGGGATAAATCAGTGGATAATTATTTCCAGACAGCCCGTTATGCTGATGAAGCACTTAAACAGTTCTTTGAACAGCTTAAAGCTTCCGGCCTGTATGAGAACTCAGTGATTGTCATGTATGGTGACCATTATGGTATTTCCAAGAATCATAATAAAGCAATGGAACAAGTGCTTGGCAAGGAAATTTCAGCGTTCGATAGTGCCGGTCTGCAGCGTGTGCCTCTGTTCATCCGGGTACCTGGCATGGAGGGCGGAGTAAATCATGAATTTGGCGGACAGATTGACCTTATGCCGACATTGATGCACTTGCTTGGCATTGATACTAAACAGTATCTGCAATTCGGTACTGACTTATTATCAGAAAATCATGATGACCTTGTGCCGTTCCGTAACGGAGATTTCATGAGTCCAACCATTTCATCTGTTGACGGCAAATTCTATGACTCAACAACTGGTGAACTGCTTGATGAAAGCCGTTTTGAAGAAGCGAAAAAACTTCAGGAAAGTGCCGAGCAGAAATTGGCGCTATCTGATAAAGTGGTAAATGGAGATCTTCTCCGCTTCTACACACCGGAAAACTTCGAACCGGTTGACCGTTCGAAATACGATTACAAAGCCGAAAGCAATGGAGTAAACAAGAAAAACGAATTAACTGAAGAAACGGCTGAAGAAGAACCGGCTGATAAATAA
- a CDS encoding lysozyme family protein, translating to MKRKKSKKRTKRRSNIAFLLFFLVLIFVLFDQFKQINIKETAVSLLPNTVSKDVQNYTPILQKELKEVNLEEYTLVLAAIMQQESKGKGGDPMQASESAGLPPNSIQDPEQSIKQGVKHFQKALNYGSEKNVDFPAVIQAYNMGIGYIDFVADQGGKHSEEIAKEFSLKQAEKNPEVYNCGGDKNNFRYPYCYGDFTYTTKVTKNIDILTASITGKSGEFKSVW from the coding sequence ATGAAACGCAAAAAAAGCAAAAAGCGTACAAAACGCAGATCAAATATAGCATTCTTGTTATTTTTTTTGGTTTTGATTTTTGTCCTATTTGATCAATTCAAGCAGATTAATATTAAGGAAACAGCAGTTTCCTTACTGCCTAATACTGTGTCAAAGGATGTTCAGAATTATACGCCGATCCTTCAGAAGGAATTGAAGGAAGTAAACCTTGAAGAATATACTCTCGTATTGGCTGCGATTATGCAGCAGGAAAGCAAAGGGAAGGGCGGGGACCCGATGCAGGCTTCAGAATCAGCAGGATTGCCCCCGAATTCCATTCAGGATCCGGAACAAAGCATTAAGCAGGGTGTTAAACATTTTCAGAAAGCATTGAATTATGGCAGTGAAAAAAATGTAGACTTCCCTGCCGTTATCCAGGCTTACAATATGGGAATCGGTTATATTGATTTTGTTGCTGATCAGGGCGGAAAACACAGTGAAGAAATCGCGAAAGAATTCTCACTTAAACAGGCCGAAAAAAATCCGGAAGTTTATAATTGCGGAGGCGACAAAAATAATTTCCGCTATCCATACTGTTATGGGGATTTCACTTATACAACAAAGGTAACGAAAAATATTGATATTCTTACGGCAAGTATCACAGGAAAATCCGGAGAATTTAAATCAGTATGGTAA
- a CDS encoding RidA family protein, with amino-acid sequence MEGVKKGIEERLEELNIQLPVLADIRMPFEPGVISGNTVFLSGQTPRVNGAQKYAGIVGEDISIEEAKDAARICTLNLLAALKGIIGDLNKVKRIIKMDGYVASTSNFKNHPAVINAASDLLHDIFGKENGHARKAVGLASLPGGAPVEIEMIVEIE; translated from the coding sequence ATGGAAGGGGTAAAAAAGGGAATTGAAGAAAGACTGGAAGAGCTGAATATCCAGCTCCCTGTATTGGCTGACATCCGAATGCCTTTTGAACCGGGCGTTATCTCAGGCAACACAGTCTTTTTATCCGGACAAACACCCAGGGTAAATGGCGCACAAAAATATGCAGGTATTGTAGGGGAAGATATCTCGATCGAGGAAGCAAAGGATGCAGCAAGAATTTGTACGCTGAATTTGCTGGCAGCCCTTAAAGGGATCATTGGAGATTTAAATAAAGTAAAAAGAATCATCAAAATGGATGGCTACGTTGCCTCAACAAGCAACTTTAAAAATCATCCTGCAGTCATTAATGCTGCATCAGATTTGCTTCATGACATTTTCGGCAAGGAAAATGGACATGCCCGCAAAGCAGTTGGGCTAGCCTCCCTTCCAGGCGGAGCCCCCGTAGAAATTGAAATGATCGTTGAAATAGAATAA
- a CDS encoding chromate transporter, which translates to MKPYLELAIGFARTGVTGYGGGPSTIPLIEFEAVKKYKWMTEEEFGEILALANTLPGPIATKMAAYIGYKVKGSMGAAVAILTHILPSIIAMLALLGVLYSFRQSPIVSGMVQGVTPVIGFMLAEMAYRFYQKGSQGLGLPKNLMLAAVSLVFVQFLEWHPGILIAIVLSTAFYIAHRKEQANKKATGEYMPVREKSS; encoded by the coding sequence ATGAAGCCTTATCTTGAATTGGCGATTGGATTTGCACGCACCGGTGTGACAGGGTATGGAGGAGGTCCTTCGACAATACCGCTGATTGAATTTGAAGCAGTTAAGAAATATAAATGGATGACGGAGGAGGAATTCGGGGAGATTTTGGCATTAGCCAATACGCTGCCAGGACCGATTGCAACGAAAATGGCTGCCTATATCGGCTACAAAGTTAAAGGCAGCATGGGTGCCGCTGTAGCCATCCTTACGCATATCCTGCCTTCCATTATTGCCATGCTGGCTTTGCTTGGCGTTTTATACTCTTTCCGCCAGTCCCCGATTGTTAGCGGAATGGTGCAGGGAGTGACACCTGTCATCGGCTTTATGCTGGCAGAGATGGCCTATCGTTTTTACCAGAAAGGAAGCCAGGGCTTAGGGCTGCCGAAAAACCTTATGCTTGCTGCCGTATCACTGGTATTTGTTCAGTTTTTGGAATGGCATCCCGGTATTTTAATTGCGATCGTCTTAAGCACAGCATTTTATATTGCCCATCGGAAGGAACAGGCGAATAAAAAGGCAACTGGAGAGTACATGCCAGTAAGGGAGAAAAGTTCATGA
- a CDS encoding chromate transporter, which produces MIYWEIFWAFFVANLLGYGGGPATIPLIQIEVVNNNGWMTLSEFGDVLAIANALPGPIATKMAGFIGYELGGVLGAAVALAATILPSALAVIVLFKFVNLFKDSPKVKLMTKSVQPIIAVLLAVMAYQFFLTAFENSGMLHLTLLAAVSYLTLIKFKVHPSLVIFGALFYGGIFLS; this is translated from the coding sequence ATGATATATTGGGAGATCTTTTGGGCATTTTTTGTAGCGAATCTATTAGGCTACGGAGGGGGACCCGCAACGATTCCCCTCATTCAAATTGAAGTAGTGAACAATAATGGCTGGATGACACTATCAGAATTTGGGGATGTTCTCGCCATTGCCAATGCCCTGCCGGGTCCCATAGCAACGAAAATGGCCGGATTCATCGGCTATGAATTAGGCGGGGTTTTAGGGGCGGCAGTAGCTTTGGCAGCTACCATCCTTCCATCAGCGCTGGCAGTCATCGTCCTGTTTAAGTTTGTGAATTTATTCAAAGATTCCCCTAAAGTGAAGCTAATGACCAAATCCGTGCAGCCGATCATTGCTGTCCTCCTAGCTGTCATGGCCTACCAGTTCTTTTTGACAGCCTTTGAAAACAGCGGAATGCTGCATCTTACACTTCTTGCAGCTGTTAGCTATTTAACATTAATCAAATTCAAGGTCCATCCTTCGCTTGTTATATTTGGAGCTTTATTTTATGGAGGAATCTTTTTATCTTAA
- a CDS encoding MBL fold metallo-hydrolase translates to MQTLEKLNRRFWYQTPVSETDRPILGAVVGDRITLMIDAGNSKAHAQLFLSELEKQRIPSPSMVALTHWHWDHIFGLHALDIPSLASRLTKSEMEKLIPYRWTDDALDERVKSGVEIEFCASAIKKEYGKDRSIKIKLPDITFENKLEIDLGGVTCQLQQVGGDHSPDSVVVYIKEEKILFLGDAIYANLYASKWNYTADSVLQLMDALDQFDADTYILSHGTAISKSEYQEEAALLRKAAQLTKEFEGQIEEMKNAYQSCVNRELNDNEHETIQYFANGYELKGLSTGSDI, encoded by the coding sequence ATGCAAACATTAGAAAAACTTAATCGCAGGTTTTGGTATCAAACTCCTGTGTCAGAAACAGACCGTCCCATTTTAGGGGCTGTGGTCGGGGATCGAATCACTCTGATGATTGATGCAGGCAATTCTAAGGCACATGCCCAATTATTTTTAAGCGAGCTGGAGAAGCAGCGAATACCTTCACCAAGTATGGTTGCCCTGACACATTGGCACTGGGATCATATTTTCGGCCTGCATGCACTGGATATCCCATCTCTTGCTTCCAGACTCACCAAATCTGAAATGGAAAAACTAATTCCTTATCGATGGACAGATGATGCATTAGATGAACGTGTTAAAAGCGGAGTCGAAATAGAATTTTGCGCAAGCGCCATAAAGAAAGAGTATGGTAAAGATCGAAGCATTAAGATTAAACTTCCAGATATCACGTTCGAAAATAAGCTTGAAATAGATCTCGGTGGTGTGACTTGCCAACTGCAGCAAGTAGGAGGGGACCATTCTCCAGATTCAGTGGTGGTGTATATAAAGGAAGAAAAAATATTATTTCTGGGAGATGCGATTTACGCGAATCTTTACGCAAGTAAATGGAATTACACGGCAGATAGCGTCCTTCAGCTAATGGATGCACTGGATCAATTTGATGCAGATACATATATTTTGTCTCATGGAACGGCTATATCAAAGTCAGAGTACCAGGAGGAAGCGGCCTTGCTGCGGAAGGCTGCACAGCTTACAAAAGAATTCGAAGGGCAGATTGAAGAAATGAAGAATGCCTACCAATCCTGTGTCAATCGTGAACTGAACGACAATGAGCATGAAACGATACAGTACTTTGCAAATGGCTATGAATTAAAAGGGCTTTCAACAGGATCGGATATTTAA
- a CDS encoding NAD(P)-dependent oxidoreductase, with translation MKIGFIGTGVMGSRMVKRLLDNGFHVMVHNRTIEKAQPLIELGAIYSETISCLASQCQVVCTCLSMPDDVLNVYTGKEGIIHNSQPGTICIDFTSVGADTSKTIFEMTDAIKISYLDCPVSGGPEGAESGTLTIMAGGEKEAFQKVKPVLEVLGDTIEYLGPSGSGSIAKLINQYLVAVHSLAASEAMVTGSAYGLDSEQLLKVLKASYGDSRILRRNMEQYVFDRHFTPGGAVKYVNKDVRLANQLLQDAGLSQFTGQMAEKAFQKAVEQGLSDQDMSAVIKPLEEEAGINVKRKK, from the coding sequence ATGAAGATTGGATTTATTGGTACAGGAGTAATGGGTTCGCGGATGGTAAAGCGTCTCCTGGACAATGGCTTTCATGTCATGGTTCATAATCGGACAATTGAAAAAGCACAGCCCCTTATTGAGCTGGGAGCCATATATTCGGAAACGATCAGCTGCCTGGCCAGCCAATGTCAAGTCGTGTGTACATGTCTTTCTATGCCAGATGATGTGCTGAACGTCTATACAGGTAAAGAGGGGATCATTCATAATTCCCAGCCCGGAACGATATGCATTGACTTTACATCAGTAGGGGCCGACACGAGTAAAACAATCTTTGAGATGACGGATGCAATAAAGATCAGTTATCTGGATTGTCCGGTTAGCGGCGGTCCAGAAGGAGCAGAAAGCGGGACATTAACGATCATGGCAGGCGGCGAGAAAGAGGCTTTTCAAAAAGTTAAGCCGGTCCTGGAGGTGCTCGGTGACACCATAGAATATCTGGGACCTTCGGGTTCAGGCAGCATTGCCAAGCTGATTAATCAGTATCTTGTTGCTGTACACTCTCTGGCTGCATCAGAGGCAATGGTAACCGGATCTGCTTATGGACTGGACTCCGAACAGCTCTTGAAAGTGCTGAAGGCAAGCTATGGCGACAGCAGAATCCTGCGCAGGAATATGGAACAATACGTATTCGACCGCCATTTTACACCAGGAGGGGCAGTGAAATATGTTAACAAGGATGTCCGGCTCGCCAACCAGCTTTTACAGGATGCCGGCCTAAGCCAATTTACAGGTCAGATGGCTGAAAAAGCATTCCAGAAAGCAGTTGAGCAAGGCCTTAGCGATCAGGATATGTCGGCAGTCATAAAGCCGCTGGAGGAAGAGGCAGGAATTAATGTGAAGAGGAAGAAGTAA
- a CDS encoding aldehyde dehydrogenase family protein — translation MITTKVETFNNYINGEWQESASQKKFYSVNPANTEDVVGVFQASNETDVKEAIEAASKAFPGWAKTAPSKRAAILNKAAALLEENAATYAEELTREEGKHINDAKNEVLRSAQTLRYYAVEGQSFTGETFPNDDPNMRVSTEREPLGVVSVITPWNFPISIAARKIAPALITGNTVVFKPSSDTPLIAVRLVKALHEAGIPKGVLNFVTGKASDVGDLLVTHPAVKAVTFTGSTAAGEDIHSKCSFTTRTQMELGGKNPLLVIEDADLDLAATLTVNGGFSLTGQACTGTSRVIVMKEVKEAFVEKLIEKTSALKIGSGFEEGVKIGPLANERQLKNVLKYIEFGKEDGADLVYGGEHLTSGEYEKGYFVQPAIFTNVKPNHRIAKEEIFGPVIAVIEADTYEEAIAIANDVDYGLSASIVTNNLKTASQFTKDIQAGTVKVNRTTTGNLINAPFGGLKQSSTATFRESGRVGLEFFTQVKTVYIGY, via the coding sequence TTGATTACAACAAAGGTAGAAACATTCAATAACTATATTAATGGTGAGTGGCAGGAATCCGCGAGCCAAAAGAAGTTTTATAGTGTGAACCCTGCAAATACGGAAGATGTAGTCGGTGTTTTTCAGGCATCCAATGAAACTGATGTGAAAGAAGCAATTGAAGCCGCCAGTAAAGCATTCCCTGGCTGGGCAAAGACAGCACCATCCAAGCGTGCTGCCATTTTGAACAAGGCCGCGGCACTACTCGAAGAAAATGCGGCCACATATGCAGAAGAACTGACAAGGGAAGAAGGAAAGCATATCAATGATGCGAAAAATGAAGTGCTGCGCTCTGCACAGACACTTCGCTATTATGCGGTCGAGGGACAAAGCTTCACAGGTGAAACATTCCCTAATGATGATCCAAATATGAGAGTTTCGACGGAAAGAGAACCGCTTGGAGTTGTAAGTGTAATCACGCCATGGAACTTTCCAATCTCCATTGCTGCGAGAAAAATTGCTCCGGCATTAATTACTGGAAACACAGTTGTGTTCAAGCCTTCTTCAGATACACCTCTGATTGCCGTTCGGCTTGTTAAAGCGCTGCACGAGGCCGGTATACCAAAAGGTGTTTTAAACTTTGTAACTGGGAAGGCATCTGATGTAGGTGATTTATTAGTCACTCATCCTGCTGTCAAGGCTGTTACCTTCACTGGCTCAACAGCTGCAGGAGAGGACATCCACAGCAAATGCTCATTCACTACGAGAACTCAAATGGAACTAGGCGGAAAAAACCCGCTTTTAGTTATAGAAGATGCTGACCTTGATCTTGCTGCCACATTAACAGTGAATGGCGGGTTTTCTTTGACTGGGCAGGCATGCACAGGAACAAGCAGAGTGATTGTAATGAAGGAAGTAAAAGAAGCATTTGTGGAGAAATTGATTGAAAAAACAAGCGCCCTTAAAATTGGGAGCGGTTTTGAAGAAGGAGTTAAGATCGGCCCGCTTGCAAATGAAAGACAGCTGAAAAATGTCTTGAAGTATATTGAGTTTGGCAAGGAAGACGGTGCGGATTTAGTATATGGCGGTGAGCACCTCACATCAGGTGAATATGAAAAAGGATATTTTGTGCAGCCGGCCATTTTTACTAATGTTAAACCAAATCACCGCATTGCCAAGGAAGAAATATTTGGCCCTGTCATTGCCGTGATCGAGGCAGATACATATGAAGAAGCCATTGCGATTGCCAATGACGTTGACTATGGATTGTCTGCTTCCATTGTGACAAATAACTTAAAAACAGCCAGCCAGTTTACTAAAGACATTCAGGCAGGCACCGTAAAAGTGAACCGGACAACAACCGGCAACTTAATCAATGCACCGTTTGGCGGATTAAAGCAATCCAGCACGGCTACGTTCCGGGAGTCAGGAAGAGTCGGCCTCGAATTTTTCACTCAAGTAAAAACCGTTTATATTGGCTATTAA
- a CDS encoding GntR family transcriptional regulator has translation MDSTWEENNLISIREHAYLYLKKLILEGEYQAGDRLVERELAAKLNISRTPIREALFRLESQGFVKTVPRKGVVISNISEDEVLEVFTILSSLEVLAVKLAAQRMDSGTQKELDLKIKELMELSEQDEENFNSEHIQMNRLINKASKSPKLYEILSGLIDFIHMAANMGYETPGRRKDSLKEHIDIMKALRDKDAEIAEYLMRIHIENSKKAYMAYVNRIKKRGTV, from the coding sequence ATGGATAGTACATGGGAGGAAAACAACTTAATATCCATACGCGAACATGCGTATTTGTACCTAAAAAAACTCATTTTAGAAGGAGAATACCAGGCAGGAGACAGACTGGTAGAAAGAGAACTTGCAGCCAAGCTCAACATTAGCCGCACACCGATTCGGGAGGCTCTGTTCAGGCTGGAATCTCAAGGTTTCGTAAAAACAGTTCCCAGAAAAGGGGTCGTCATCTCCAATATTTCAGAGGATGAAGTATTGGAGGTATTTACGATTCTCTCTTCCCTGGAAGTGCTGGCTGTAAAACTGGCAGCACAAAGAATGGATTCAGGTACACAAAAAGAACTGGATCTCAAAATTAAGGAACTGATGGAGCTAAGTGAACAGGATGAAGAAAACTTCAATTCCGAACATATTCAAATGAACAGGCTGATTAATAAGGCATCCAAAAGTCCAAAACTATATGAAATCCTATCAGGCTTGATCGATTTTATTCATATGGCCGCCAATATGGGGTACGAAACACCAGGAAGAAGGAAGGACTCCTTAAAAGAACATATTGATATTATGAAGGCACTGCGCGATAAAGATGCCGAAATAGCTGAATACCTGATGAGGATTCATATAGAGAATTCGAAAAAGGCGTACATGGCCTATGTGAACCGTATTAAAAAGAGAGGGACTGTTTAA
- a CDS encoding 2Fe-2S iron-sulfur cluster-binding protein — MPNIHFVNSNKTLEVPEDSNILRMSLRYDGDLPNRCGGGICGTCVFKTEEGAEYLDNVKIQERRKLGEEWLEKGYRLGCQTFVTDGDITISWDDEVTNQVKKRKPDKLKQTVTTGK, encoded by the coding sequence ATGCCAAACATCCATTTTGTCAATAGCAACAAAACTCTGGAAGTGCCTGAGGATTCTAATATATTAAGAATGTCGCTCCGCTATGATGGAGATCTGCCAAATCGCTGCGGCGGCGGAATTTGCGGCACTTGTGTTTTTAAAACAGAAGAAGGAGCAGAATACCTGGACAACGTAAAAATCCAGGAAAGAAGGAAGCTGGGAGAAGAGTGGCTGGAGAAAGGCTATCGTTTAGGCTGCCAGACATTCGTTACAGACGGGGATATCACCATTTCATGGGACGATGAAGTGACCAATCAGGTGAAAAAGAGAAAGCCGGATAAATTAAAACAAACCGTTACAACAGGAAAATGA
- a CDS encoding heme-binding protein — protein sequence MKTALKLELEEAKLMIEAAKEKSAEINVFETIAIVDDGGSVIALERMNGARITGPEIAIAKAYTAAGHKRSTHLFNKEPNGPALPGNEAFGIQHMLNGKFAVFVGGFPIVVNGEVVGGIGISGGNGEQDTAVGTAALKALQSYLEKDGYEVVTEADIKK from the coding sequence ATGAAAACTGCTCTAAAACTTGAATTGGAAGAAGCAAAATTGATGATTGAAGCAGCAAAGGAAAAATCGGCGGAAATCAATGTGTTTGAAACCATTGCAATTGTCGATGACGGCGGAAGTGTGATTGCACTCGAGCGCATGAATGGAGCAAGAATCACCGGGCCTGAAATTGCGATTGCCAAAGCTTACACAGCTGCCGGCCATAAACGCTCCACCCATCTATTCAATAAAGAACCGAATGGGCCTGCCCTTCCAGGCAATGAGGCATTTGGCATCCAGCATATGCTTAATGGCAAATTTGCTGTGTTTGTCGGAGGGTTCCCGATTGTGGTTAACGGTGAAGTCGTTGGCGGAATCGGCATCAGCGGAGGAAATGGCGAGCAGGATACGGCTGTTGGGACCGCTGCATTAAAGGCCCTTCAATCTTATTTGGAAAAAGACGGCTATGAAGTCGTAACCGAAGCAGATATTAAAAAATAA
- a CDS encoding iron-containing redox enzyme family protein → MPELLSKDEFRKELEEAIKGNHSQKAPFTVAWAEGKLERKHFARWAENHYHYVGPFADYLAYIYHNTPTDPKFEAAKDFTLQNMYEEEIAADRHTDLLIRFAEACGTTRERVIDPENMAATTLGLQSWCYAVAARENFVVATAALVVGLESQVPDIYRKQTPALRAQYGFTDEEIEFFDLHIVSDEIHGERGYKIVLDHADTPELQQRCLEVVRTGAKMRRMYMDGLWREYLEQDLGSLVEAK, encoded by the coding sequence ATGCCAGAATTATTATCGAAAGATGAATTTCGCAAAGAATTAGAGGAAGCCATTAAAGGAAACCATAGCCAGAAAGCTCCATTCACTGTAGCTTGGGCTGAAGGAAAACTGGAAAGAAAGCATTTTGCCAGATGGGCTGAAAACCATTACCACTATGTAGGACCTTTCGCTGACTACTTAGCGTACATCTATCACAACACTCCAACCGATCCGAAATTTGAAGCAGCAAAAGATTTCACACTTCAAAATATGTATGAGGAAGAAATTGCGGCCGACCGCCATACAGACTTGCTGATTCGCTTTGCTGAAGCATGTGGAACAACCCGCGAACGAGTGATTGATCCAGAAAACATGGCAGCTACAACATTAGGCCTGCAAAGCTGGTGCTATGCAGTAGCAGCCCGTGAAAACTTCGTTGTAGCAACGGCTGCTCTAGTTGTCGGCCTCGAGTCCCAGGTTCCGGATATTTATCGAAAGCAAACTCCAGCTCTCCGTGCACAATACGGATTCACAGATGAAGAAATCGAATTCTTCGATCTGCACATAGTATCTGACGAAATCCATGGAGAACGCGGCTACAAGATTGTTTTGGACCATGCTGATACTCCTGAATTACAGCAGCGCTGCCTTGAAGTAGTCCGCACAGGTGCGAAAATGCGCCGCATGTACATGGATGGCCTATGGAGAGAATATCTTGAACAGGATCTTGGATCTTTAGTAGAAGCAAAATAA